In the genome of Saprospira sp. CCB-QB6, one region contains:
- a CDS encoding CBS domain-containing protein, whose product MSNLSDFMNRPVSDIMTTKIKALVPGDSLQKVQELFEQENIHHIPVVRYKELVGIISQSDFEKAIHGARLHGEAKAAADNQELLSKYTASDIMTTKVVHIAPTDKIGVAAELLLINYFHALPIITEEGELEGIVSSHDVLKAIYKKAYPSEDI is encoded by the coding sequence ATGAGTAACCTATCTGACTTTATGAACCGCCCCGTCAGCGACATCATGACGACCAAAATCAAAGCCCTTGTCCCTGGCGATAGCCTCCAAAAAGTTCAAGAACTTTTTGAGCAAGAGAATATCCACCACATCCCCGTCGTCCGCTACAAAGAATTGGTCGGTATCATCAGCCAAAGCGATTTTGAAAAAGCCATCCACGGCGCCCGCCTACATGGCGAAGCCAAAGCCGCTGCCGATAACCAAGAGCTTTTGTCTAAATACACCGCTTCCGATATCATGACTACCAAAGTGGTCCATATCGCCCCTACCGATAAAATTGGCGTTGCTGCCGAGCTCCTGCTCATCAACTACTTCCACGCCCTACCAATCATCACTGAAGAGGGCGAACTAGAAGGTATCGTTAGCTCTCATGATGTCCTCAAGGCCATCTACAAAAAAGCTTACCCCTCTGAAGATATTTAG
- a CDS encoding YncE family protein: protein MKSIRQTSLLYIFLFGLLFTACKKEEPSPTTASFAQGVLITNEGLYNQTSGTISHYSPANQEVQNRIFKTVNQRDLGNVVQSLNRFGEHTYIVVNNSNKLEWVNPQTFAEEGQILNLKQPRYIAPINDSLAYISQWGNDLLSGSIAIFNYQTAELIGEIEALGKGPERLLPYNNKVFLCLVGGLETDQRLAVINSQTHQLEQYITVDDAPNSLQLDQNGLLWIACSGKAAYSNYPQIDTANSTMGSLIAIDPSNNQIIHQLNLAKGQGASQLCRNADGSQLFFCHKNAIYQLDPNQQSIQQIKTGHYYGLGFDNENNTLYAARYMGTESAWVDRLSLPNFTPIDSFRAGIFANDFHFQ from the coding sequence ATGAAGTCAATTAGGCAGACATCACTCTTGTATATATTTCTTTTCGGGCTTTTATTTACGGCCTGCAAAAAAGAAGAACCCAGCCCAACAACAGCCAGCTTTGCCCAAGGTGTCCTCATCACTAATGAGGGCCTATACAACCAAACCTCTGGCACGATCAGCCATTATTCTCCCGCTAATCAAGAGGTCCAAAATCGCATTTTCAAAACGGTCAACCAAAGAGATTTAGGCAATGTGGTCCAATCCCTCAACCGCTTTGGCGAACACACCTATATTGTGGTCAATAATTCCAATAAACTAGAATGGGTCAACCCCCAAACCTTTGCCGAAGAAGGCCAAATCCTCAACCTCAAACAACCCCGATATATCGCCCCCATCAATGATAGCCTCGCCTATATTAGCCAATGGGGCAATGACCTGCTCTCCGGCAGTATCGCCATCTTTAATTACCAAACAGCCGAACTCATCGGCGAAATTGAAGCCCTCGGCAAAGGGCCCGAACGCCTGCTCCCCTACAATAATAAGGTCTTTCTCTGCCTAGTGGGCGGACTCGAAACCGACCAACGCCTAGCCGTTATCAATAGCCAAACTCACCAACTCGAACAATATATTACTGTCGATGATGCCCCCAACAGCCTCCAACTCGACCAAAATGGCCTGCTCTGGATCGCCTGCTCAGGCAAAGCCGCCTACAGCAATTACCCCCAAATCGATACCGCCAACAGCACAATGGGCAGCCTAATCGCCATAGATCCCAGCAATAACCAAATTATCCACCAGCTAAATTTAGCCAAAGGACAAGGCGCTAGCCAGCTATGCCGAAACGCCGACGGTAGCCAACTTTTCTTTTGTCACAAAAACGCAATCTACCAACTCGACCCCAACCAACAAAGCATCCAGCAAATCAAAACTGGCCATTATTACGGCCTCGGCTTTGATAATGAAAACAATACACTTTACGCTGCTCGCTATATGGGCACAGAATCCGCCTGGGTCGATCGCCTAAGTCTACCCAACTTCACTCCTATAGACTCCTTTAGAGCTGGAATTTTTGCTAATGATTTTCATTTTCAGTAG
- a CDS encoding RecQ family ATP-dependent DNA helicase, with amino-acid sequence MSAVAREILKKYWGYPSFRPLQEDIVDAVLAGKDCLALLPTGGGKSVCFQVPALCLGGLCLVVSPLIALMKDQVEQLKRRGISAEAIYTGMRRSDIDRILELAVHGHISFLYVSPERLGTEMLQMRLDRLPIRLLAVDEAHCISQWGYDFRPAYLKIAEIRPALPKVPIIALTATATEQVVADMQDKLAFREEAKAVFRKSFGRDNLAYVVLEEENKLAKLLDMLKKVPGTAVVYVLNRRACREIASYLQKNGISADYYHAGREVELRSQIQQSWIANEIRVIVATNAFGMGIDKPDVRLVVHLTLPDNLEAYFQEAGRAGRDGKKAYAVLLYNSTDKMRLLQQYEQSYPSLDIVRQVYQALGSFFQLAIGGGEGQSFDFPLGGFCQQYKMNPILVLSALRVLMQNEYLILSESLFFPASLQFRLNNRQVYDFALRYKPYERLVQFILRTYQGAFQQPVNIREEQIARGTKSTISEVKKQLGQLQQAGLLYYHPQKENPYIYYLKPRLAKGDLLFDGASYRFLKERQEKRMQAALAYAEEKRCRSQMLLAYFNELDAPACGQCDVCLGRHDNRPSAQEYKKIRSYILAQIGKQPQPLRELIGRFPSNLENKALAVLQQLLDNRELLEQADGKLKLN; translated from the coding sequence ATGTCAGCAGTGGCAAGAGAAATATTGAAAAAGTATTGGGGGTATCCGAGTTTTCGGCCCTTACAGGAAGATATCGTGGATGCGGTTTTGGCAGGTAAGGACTGTTTGGCCCTATTGCCTACGGGTGGGGGAAAATCGGTTTGTTTTCAGGTGCCTGCGCTTTGTTTGGGGGGGCTTTGTTTGGTTGTTTCTCCTTTAATTGCCTTGATGAAGGATCAGGTTGAGCAGCTCAAGCGGCGGGGCATTTCGGCCGAGGCGATTTACACGGGCATGCGTCGTTCAGACATTGATCGCATTTTAGAATTGGCGGTGCATGGGCATATTTCTTTTTTGTATGTATCTCCAGAGCGTTTAGGGACCGAGATGTTGCAAATGCGTTTGGATCGTTTGCCCATTCGCTTATTGGCGGTTGATGAGGCGCATTGTATTTCTCAGTGGGGCTATGATTTTCGGCCGGCCTACCTCAAGATTGCGGAGATTCGGCCTGCTTTACCCAAGGTGCCTATTATCGCCCTTACGGCCACGGCTACCGAGCAGGTGGTTGCTGATATGCAAGATAAATTGGCTTTTCGGGAGGAGGCTAAGGCGGTTTTTCGCAAAAGTTTTGGGCGGGATAATCTGGCTTATGTCGTTTTGGAGGAAGAGAACAAACTGGCCAAGCTGCTAGATATGTTGAAGAAAGTGCCAGGGACGGCTGTGGTCTATGTTTTGAATCGCCGAGCTTGTCGAGAAATTGCTAGCTACTTACAAAAGAATGGCATTTCGGCAGACTACTATCATGCAGGCCGAGAGGTAGAGTTGCGTTCGCAGATTCAGCAGTCTTGGATCGCCAATGAGATTCGGGTTATTGTGGCCACCAATGCTTTTGGGATGGGGATCGACAAGCCCGATGTGCGTTTGGTGGTGCATTTGACCTTGCCGGATAATTTAGAGGCTTATTTTCAGGAAGCAGGCCGAGCGGGCCGAGATGGCAAAAAGGCCTATGCGGTATTATTGTATAACAGCACCGACAAGATGCGTTTGCTGCAGCAATATGAGCAGAGTTATCCTAGCTTAGATATTGTTCGGCAGGTTTATCAGGCCTTAGGGAGCTTTTTCCAGTTGGCCATTGGTGGGGGAGAGGGCCAGAGTTTTGATTTCCCATTGGGGGGCTTTTGTCAGCAGTATAAGATGAACCCTATTTTGGTCCTTTCTGCTTTGCGGGTCTTGATGCAAAACGAGTATTTGATCTTATCGGAATCCTTATTTTTTCCAGCTAGTTTACAGTTTCGCTTAAACAATCGGCAGGTATATGATTTTGCTTTGCGCTACAAGCCCTATGAGCGCTTGGTCCAGTTTATTTTGAGAACCTATCAGGGGGCTTTTCAGCAGCCTGTAAATATTCGAGAGGAGCAAATTGCAAGGGGGACCAAATCCACCATTTCGGAAGTCAAAAAGCAGTTGGGGCAATTGCAGCAGGCGGGTTTGCTCTACTACCATCCACAAAAGGAGAATCCGTATATCTATTATCTCAAGCCGCGTTTGGCCAAGGGGGATTTATTATTTGATGGGGCCAGTTATCGCTTTTTGAAAGAGCGGCAGGAAAAGCGGATGCAAGCCGCCTTGGCTTATGCAGAGGAAAAGCGTTGTCGCTCGCAGATGCTCTTGGCCTATTTTAATGAGTTGGATGCGCCCGCTTGTGGACAGTGCGATGTTTGTTTGGGCCGACATGACAACCGCCCCTCGGCCCAAGAGTATAAGAAAATACGGAGCTATATACTTGCGCAAATTGGGAAGCAGCCTCAGCCTTTGCGAGAATTAATTGGGCGTTTCCCCTCCAATTTAGAAAATAAAGCTCTTGCGGTTTTGCAGCAATTATTAGACAATCGAGAGTTGCTTGAGCAAGCCGATGGCAAACTGAAGTTAAACTAA
- a CDS encoding DUF7793 family protein — MSQQKITTPLVDAIKLDNGIIHEVYHPTNVTLEALEEHIAACRQAFGTEGCYLSDIRQLKSVCQQSRKHLANHSVAKASAVLVSSGFSTMVGNIFLKFNKPNFPTKLFTSKEKAMAWIEEQQAALKNT; from the coding sequence ATGAGTCAACAAAAAATCACCACTCCACTAGTAGACGCCATAAAATTGGATAATGGAATCATCCATGAGGTCTACCATCCAACCAATGTTACCCTAGAAGCCCTAGAAGAGCACATAGCAGCCTGCCGTCAAGCTTTTGGCACCGAAGGCTGTTATCTTTCTGATATTCGGCAACTCAAATCCGTTTGTCAACAATCGAGAAAGCACCTCGCTAATCATTCTGTAGCAAAGGCTAGTGCCGTTCTGGTTAGTAGTGGATTTTCGACTATGGTTGGCAATATTTTTCTTAAGTTCAACAAACCAAACTTTCCCACCAAGCTATTTACCTCTAAGGAAAAAGCAATGGCTTGGATCGAAGAGCAACAAGCAGCTCTAAAAAACACATAA
- a CDS encoding DUF7793 family protein — protein MNAPSPKTDNAVAQTWQLEEGIVKEIYKPVNVNLEMMKGHIEDSLQAYGVGAWYLSDISQLKSTEREARDYLAKHGIAAGAALLTYSPISKLVGNLFLKFNKPKFPTRLFTSEEKALAWLREQRNRSLNND, from the coding sequence ATGAATGCTCCTTCTCCCAAAACAGACAATGCCGTTGCCCAAACTTGGCAACTAGAAGAAGGTATTGTGAAAGAAATCTACAAGCCCGTCAATGTCAACCTAGAGATGATGAAGGGGCATATTGAAGACTCTTTGCAAGCCTATGGCGTTGGCGCTTGGTATCTATCTGATATTAGCCAGCTAAAATCTACAGAAAGAGAGGCTAGAGATTATCTGGCGAAGCATGGGATTGCTGCAGGAGCAGCACTTTTAACCTATAGCCCTATCTCTAAATTAGTGGGTAACCTCTTTTTAAAATTCAATAAGCCCAAATTCCCTACTCGACTATTTACCTCTGAGGAAAAAGCCCTAGCTTGGTTACGGGAGCAAAGAAATCGCTCACTTAACAATGATTGA